A single window of Micrococcaceae bacterium Sec5.1 DNA harbors:
- a CDS encoding FG-GAP-like repeat-containing protein codes for MPLPTVVTRTSPATVGPGSVISLSFTLSGPAKEVGFTYVNEDTLEQATLYGPTSQLSGPYSAQAKVPVDGSAFQRTGRYKLLSVNILLPLGQGVVRYGRDGNILFLSQGLEAPTQRPGALDGVDFAVNNPNFPLVDNPNIKPPTITGVARYDQVLTTDNGSWTQTPTGFAYQWLRNGQPIPGATLNTYRIAEADLDQTLSVRVTATRAGYRAVSASSLPLTPTSPITATAPTLQGKLIVGEKLTGVFNEGSVSSGTVGGPVSVRYEWVRNGTVISGATTKTYTLQAADRGAVVGFRAVAQAGNPVTATRPFTVFGRTVIRNKPHTAGFDAGASMDLFARNAAADLLLYPTDGAGHWQTPRTIGFGWGVFDIVFNAGDFDGDGFNDVIARDHDGSLFLYPGNGTGGWLPRKQIGWGWDVFDSIIAAGDFSGDGNNDVLARTPLGALVLYPGNGTGGFKAPGAVGQGWDALSQVFSPGDFDGDGNPDVLGRDSTGNLRLYGGNGNGGWTTARSIGTGWNVMSRIGGAGDFNGDGFNDVWAIDAAGQLNVYYGSGIGGWKGAGVVGWGWGGFTAVF; via the coding sequence GTGCCGCTTCCCACGGTGGTCACCCGTACTTCGCCGGCCACGGTGGGTCCCGGGAGTGTTATCTCTTTGTCCTTCACCCTGAGCGGTCCCGCGAAGGAAGTAGGTTTCACCTACGTCAATGAAGACACCTTGGAGCAGGCCACCCTCTACGGACCTACCAGCCAGCTGTCCGGGCCCTACAGCGCGCAAGCCAAAGTGCCCGTGGACGGGAGCGCCTTCCAGCGAACCGGGCGCTACAAACTCCTCAGCGTCAACATCCTGCTCCCCTTGGGTCAGGGGGTTGTCCGCTACGGCCGCGACGGCAACATCCTCTTCCTTTCGCAGGGGCTGGAAGCACCAACCCAGCGGCCGGGGGCCTTGGACGGCGTCGACTTCGCCGTCAACAATCCCAATTTCCCGCTGGTGGACAATCCAAATATCAAGCCGCCAACCATCACCGGCGTAGCCCGCTACGACCAAGTGTTGACCACGGACAACGGCTCTTGGACCCAAACGCCCACCGGCTTCGCCTACCAGTGGCTGCGCAATGGCCAGCCGATCCCTGGAGCCACACTCAACACTTACCGCATCGCAGAAGCAGACCTGGACCAGACGCTGTCAGTACGGGTCACGGCCACGCGGGCAGGCTACCGGGCTGTCTCGGCGTCGTCGCTCCCTCTGACTCCCACGTCACCCATCACAGCAACCGCTCCTACCCTCCAGGGCAAGCTGATCGTGGGCGAGAAGCTCACCGGCGTCTTCAACGAGGGCAGTGTTTCCAGTGGGACAGTCGGCGGGCCCGTAAGCGTCAGGTATGAATGGGTGCGCAACGGTACGGTGATCAGCGGTGCGACGACGAAGACATACACCCTTCAGGCGGCGGATCGTGGCGCCGTCGTTGGGTTCCGGGCAGTAGCCCAAGCTGGCAATCCAGTGACGGCCACCCGCCCGTTTACGGTTTTCGGCCGCACCGTGATTCGGAACAAGCCGCACACGGCAGGTTTCGACGCCGGGGCCTCCATGGACCTGTTCGCGCGGAATGCTGCGGCGGACCTGCTCCTGTACCCCACTGACGGCGCTGGCCACTGGCAAACTCCCCGGACTATCGGCTTTGGTTGGGGCGTGTTCGATATCGTCTTCAACGCGGGCGACTTTGACGGAGACGGTTTCAATGACGTCATCGCCAGGGATCACGATGGGTCACTCTTCCTGTACCCGGGCAACGGGACTGGCGGCTGGCTTCCACGCAAGCAAATCGGCTGGGGCTGGGACGTCTTCGATTCCATCATCGCCGCAGGCGACTTCTCCGGCGACGGCAACAACGATGTCCTCGCCCGCACTCCCTTGGGCGCCTTGGTGCTGTACCCCGGCAACGGCACGGGCGGCTTCAAAGCCCCCGGCGCCGTGGGCCAAGGGTGGGACGCCCTCAGCCAGGTCTTCTCGCCCGGGGACTTCGACGGCGACGGCAACCCTGACGTCCTGGGCCGCGACAGCACCGGAAACCTGCGGCTCTACGGTGGCAACGGCAACGGCGGATGGACAACCGCCCGGTCCATTGGCACAGGCTGGAACGTCATGTCCCGCATTGGTGGGGCCGGCGATTTCAACGGAGATGGCTTCAACGACGTCTGGGCCATCGACGCCGCCGGCCAACTGAACGTGTACTACGGCAGCGGCATCGGAGGATGGAAAGGCGCCGGAGTTGTTGGCTGGGGCTGGGGCGGGTTCACGGCGGTTTTCTAA
- a CDS encoding VCBS repeat-containing protein: MGSTPLRRVRSWLAAFMGSVILVGGLGLAPAAHADDTFAPVPVAVSTTPDAISGGGQATSHVTFQASGPITDVYVLFRNTATGKLHTTMTQGSYSTADSTYSFDVFFAQGTPPGTYLAQYMQIQTAAGQEVGYWRDGSLIHNPGNLPSSGTAAVALDALDFNYVTPVDIDRPHTSGFYRAEYWDSYTMSLFVRDSWGRLGLFPTGGNGTWQQAYEVGSGWNIFNTMFAAGDFNNDGENDVIARDSAGSLFLYPAGWHGGWYPRQQIGWGWGIFSTIFAAGDFSGDGNNDLLARKASGELVLYPGNGQGGFLAASTIGWGWGGMTSVFSPGDFDGDHKPDVLARDGAGNLVFYGGNGHGGWTTSRVIGQGWNAITKLGGAGDFDGDGANDVWGIDTSGQMRMYYGNGSGGWKGSAVVGWGWGGFNAVF; encoded by the coding sequence ATGGGGAGCACTCCTCTGCGCCGCGTGCGCAGCTGGCTGGCCGCATTTATGGGCAGCGTTATTTTGGTCGGCGGGCTGGGTTTGGCACCCGCAGCCCATGCCGATGACACGTTCGCACCGGTACCTGTAGCGGTCTCCACGACGCCAGACGCGATCAGCGGTGGAGGGCAGGCAACATCACACGTTACCTTCCAGGCATCCGGTCCGATTACCGACGTGTACGTCCTGTTCCGGAATACAGCAACGGGTAAACTCCACACGACGATGACGCAGGGCTCGTACAGCACCGCTGATTCGACGTACTCGTTCGACGTCTTCTTTGCACAGGGGACCCCGCCGGGAACATACCTTGCCCAGTACATGCAGATTCAAACCGCCGCTGGTCAGGAAGTTGGCTACTGGCGCGACGGTTCCTTGATCCACAACCCCGGCAACCTCCCCTCGTCCGGAACTGCGGCTGTGGCCTTGGATGCCTTGGACTTCAACTACGTGACTCCCGTAGACATCGATCGTCCCCACACGTCCGGCTTCTACCGCGCCGAGTATTGGGATTCGTACACGATGAGCCTGTTCGTCCGGGACTCCTGGGGCCGCCTCGGCTTGTTCCCCACCGGTGGAAATGGCACGTGGCAGCAGGCATATGAAGTCGGCTCGGGGTGGAATATCTTCAACACGATGTTCGCTGCCGGCGACTTCAACAACGACGGCGAGAATGACGTGATCGCCCGTGACAGCGCCGGCTCGCTCTTCCTCTATCCAGCCGGCTGGCACGGCGGTTGGTACCCGAGACAACAGATCGGTTGGGGTTGGGGAATCTTCAGCACCATCTTCGCGGCAGGCGACTTTAGTGGAGACGGCAACAACGACCTCCTTGCCCGCAAGGCTTCCGGTGAGCTCGTGCTGTACCCGGGCAACGGCCAAGGCGGATTCCTGGCTGCTTCGACGATTGGGTGGGGATGGGGCGGCATGACTTCGGTGTTCTCCCCGGGTGATTTCGACGGCGACCACAAGCCTGATGTGCTGGCCCGCGACGGCGCCGGAAACCTCGTCTTCTACGGTGGCAATGGCCATGGCGGCTGGACCACCAGCCGTGTGATCGGCCAGGGCTGGAACGCCATCACCAAGCTCGGCGGCGCTGGGGACTTCGACGGAGATGGCGCCAACGACGTCTGGGGCATCGACACCTCGGGTCAGATGCGCATGTACTACGGCAACGGCTCAGGCGGCTGGAAGGGCTCCGCTGTAGTTGGCTGGGGCTGGGGCGGCTTCAACGCTGTCTTCTAG
- a CDS encoding FG-GAP-like repeat-containing protein — protein MEPCTPSPNVAPRLRRLLSILTASLVAGLLVAPALPAHGSIAAVGVPSRLVYINGTPQLGGDPTVGGLLKVDISQTFAHVSPEGGTPSVSYSWTRDGVVIPGASGLTYLATSADLGRVIAASVTIVYDADSQLTVQAANPLRVAAAARARGFNGDGTLDIFARDSSGRLLLYPTDGHGNWQATQVIGWGWNNFDLLVSPGDFDGDGTVDVMARDAQGRLFLYQGNGSGGWKKAFQVGQGWQGFKDLVAPGDFNGDGTNDILAKDNSGNLFLYPGNGRGGWLSPYKIGPGWESYYVVGAGHFLGTSDLVVLTRPFWGNLEVRTTQRNGWFEEYGLPGGFAGSIGWGWESVARIGVAGDFNGDGDSDVYGIDSAGRLTMYLGDTSGIRHSGIYGYRWKASSVVGWGWGNFTAVF, from the coding sequence TTGGAGCCCTGTACTCCTTCACCCAACGTCGCGCCACGGCTGCGCCGTTTACTGTCAATCCTGACCGCGTCCCTGGTGGCGGGTCTTCTTGTGGCTCCGGCCCTGCCTGCACATGGTTCCATAGCGGCGGTTGGAGTGCCTTCCCGCTTGGTATATATCAACGGCACACCCCAACTGGGCGGCGATCCAACCGTCGGCGGTTTGCTAAAGGTGGACATCTCGCAGACGTTTGCCCATGTTTCACCTGAGGGAGGGACTCCGTCCGTTTCTTACTCCTGGACCAGGGATGGAGTGGTGATTCCTGGAGCAAGTGGCCTAACGTATCTCGCCACATCAGCTGATTTGGGACGCGTAATAGCTGCGAGCGTTACCATCGTCTACGACGCCGACTCGCAACTCACTGTCCAGGCAGCCAACCCGTTGCGGGTTGCGGCAGCGGCGCGCGCCCGCGGATTCAATGGGGACGGCACACTTGATATCTTCGCCCGTGACTCCTCCGGCCGTTTGTTGCTCTACCCCACGGACGGACACGGTAATTGGCAGGCAACCCAAGTGATCGGTTGGGGTTGGAACAACTTCGACCTGTTGGTCTCTCCCGGTGATTTCGACGGCGACGGCACAGTGGACGTCATGGCGCGGGACGCCCAGGGACGGCTTTTCCTCTACCAAGGAAATGGTTCGGGAGGGTGGAAGAAGGCTTTCCAGGTCGGCCAGGGGTGGCAGGGATTCAAGGACCTTGTGGCGCCCGGCGACTTCAACGGAGACGGCACAAACGACATCCTGGCGAAAGACAACTCGGGCAATCTTTTCCTCTATCCGGGGAACGGTCGGGGTGGATGGCTCTCCCCATACAAGATTGGGCCGGGGTGGGAAAGCTACTATGTCGTCGGTGCCGGACATTTCCTTGGCACTTCGGACCTTGTTGTTCTCACCCGCCCTTTCTGGGGAAACCTGGAAGTGCGAACCACACAACGAAACGGGTGGTTTGAAGAATATGGCCTGCCTGGTGGTTTTGCTGGCTCCATCGGTTGGGGCTGGGAATCAGTGGCACGCATCGGCGTAGCCGGTGACTTCAACGGGGACGGAGACTCCGATGTCTACGGAATCGACAGCGCCGGCCGCCTGACAATGTATCTGGGCGATACCTCGGGCATACGCCACTCCGGCATCTACGGCTATCGGTGGAAGGCTTCCTCTGTAGTCGGTTGGGGTTGGGGCAACTTCACCGCCGTCTTCTAG
- a CDS encoding MFS transporter — MSLSDLPGPVPDPAIVRGGTATALAEPVDRVRTLWITGVVLINVGINAAFFGPIQVLLGQQAAHFDEAQKEAILALVTGCGAAVSLVANPLFGAFSDRTVSRFGRRVPWVLVGAILGAVALVGLAGAPNVAVMTVLWCLVQTGCNGAYAAITAAIPDRVPVPQRGTVGGLAAMGQTVGILAGAVIAAVVAGNFAAGYLVCAAALLAGVVLYLFKNDDQPLPAQARPPFSLVRFFQGFWVSPKRYPDFAWAWLTRLLVNIGNHMVTLYLLFFLSDAVHVKETEGIEPAFGVLILTGLYAVMVIITSVIGGTLSDRMGKRKPLVIASSVIIAIASLILGFAPTWAGAITGAIVLGIGFGAYLAVDFALITQVLPTALDRGRDLGVINVANSLPQVVAPLIAFPFVTYWGGYVSLYVAAAVIGLLGAVFVVKIKSVV; from the coding sequence ATGAGCCTGTCCGACCTGCCTGGTCCTGTACCGGACCCCGCCATAGTCCGGGGCGGCACGGCCACAGCTCTCGCCGAACCAGTGGACCGGGTCCGCACCCTGTGGATTACTGGCGTCGTGCTCATCAACGTGGGCATCAATGCGGCATTCTTCGGCCCCATCCAGGTACTCCTTGGGCAGCAGGCGGCGCACTTTGACGAAGCCCAAAAAGAAGCGATCCTCGCTCTGGTCACGGGCTGCGGCGCTGCCGTCTCTTTGGTGGCCAACCCCTTGTTCGGCGCTTTCAGTGACAGGACTGTGTCCCGCTTCGGACGCCGCGTTCCGTGGGTCCTCGTGGGAGCGATCCTAGGGGCAGTGGCACTCGTAGGACTGGCGGGAGCGCCGAACGTCGCAGTCATGACGGTGCTGTGGTGCTTGGTGCAGACCGGGTGCAACGGCGCTTACGCTGCCATCACGGCGGCGATTCCAGACCGCGTTCCAGTGCCCCAACGCGGCACTGTCGGTGGTTTGGCAGCCATGGGACAAACAGTTGGCATCCTGGCAGGCGCGGTGATTGCCGCCGTCGTGGCTGGAAACTTTGCCGCAGGCTACCTGGTGTGTGCAGCGGCGCTGCTGGCCGGCGTCGTGCTTTATCTGTTCAAGAATGACGACCAGCCGCTTCCAGCCCAGGCGCGTCCACCGTTCAGTCTTGTGCGTTTTTTCCAAGGCTTCTGGGTCTCCCCGAAACGCTACCCGGATTTCGCCTGGGCATGGCTCACGCGCTTGCTGGTGAATATTGGCAACCACATGGTCACGCTCTATCTGCTGTTCTTCCTCAGCGATGCCGTGCACGTGAAGGAAACCGAGGGCATCGAACCTGCGTTCGGAGTGCTTATCCTGACCGGTCTTTACGCGGTGATGGTCATCATCACCAGCGTGATCGGCGGAACATTGAGCGACCGGATGGGCAAGCGGAAGCCTTTGGTCATCGCGTCGTCCGTGATCATCGCTATAGCGTCATTGATTCTCGGGTTTGCGCCGACGTGGGCCGGCGCCATTACGGGCGCGATTGTCCTGGGCATCGGTTTTGGAGCCTATCTGGCCGTGGACTTCGCCCTGATCACCCAGGTCCTGCCGACTGCATTGGACCGTGGCCGAGACCTGGGTGTGATCAATGTGGCGAACTCGCTGCCGCAGGTGGTTGCCCCGCTGATTGCTTTCCCGTTTGTCACGTACTGGGGCGGCTACGTCTCGCTGTACGTAGCCGCCGCCGTCATCGGGCTGCTGGGTGCGGTGTTCGTAGTGAAGATTAAGAGCGTTGTCTAG
- the rraA gene encoding ribonuclease E activity regulator RraA, which translates to MSEQINTADLYDDRGEELESVAVQFQNLGGHTHFSGQVRTIRCFEDNALVKTVLGTPGEGAVLVVDGQGSLRTALMGDMIAESAVANGWAGVIINGAVRDREALARLPLGIKALGSNPKKSAKTGVGEVDVQLVIDRVRIQPGVMIYSDPDGILVER; encoded by the coding sequence ATGAGCGAGCAGATTAATACGGCTGATCTCTATGACGATCGGGGCGAGGAATTGGAATCAGTTGCAGTCCAATTCCAGAACCTGGGCGGTCACACCCACTTCAGCGGACAGGTACGTACCATCAGGTGCTTCGAGGACAACGCGCTGGTGAAGACCGTCCTTGGCACGCCCGGCGAAGGAGCCGTCCTGGTGGTTGATGGTCAGGGATCACTCAGGACTGCCCTCATGGGAGACATGATCGCTGAAAGCGCGGTAGCCAATGGTTGGGCAGGTGTGATTATTAACGGAGCCGTCAGGGATCGAGAAGCCCTTGCGCGCCTGCCACTCGGCATCAAGGCGCTGGGCAGCAACCCGAAGAAGAGCGCAAAGACGGGTGTAGGTGAGGTTGATGTCCAGCTGGTGATTGACCGCGTGAGGATCCAACCCGGTGTAATGATCTACAGCGATCCGGATGGCATTCTCGTGGAGCGCTGA
- a CDS encoding MDR family MFS transporter encodes MSKSAPVRAAGEVLTHRQTLTVMVGLMLGMFLSSLDQTIVSTSIYTIANDLDGLSLQAWATTAYLITSTVSTPLYGKLSDIFGRRPLYLAAILIFLAGSLYAGSVHSMTELAIARGVQGLGAGGLLALALTIIGDIVALKDRAKYQGYFMSVFGISSVLGPVIGGAFAGTSTILGFDGWRWVFFINLPIGLAALTVVFMFLHLPARHVKQKIDYWGAAAITLAIVPLLLVAEQGRSWGWASGSSWICYGLGVVGIVAFLFAEMRAGDYALIPLRLFKNATFGLSSLLNFIIGIGMFGAIAMLPMYLQLVKGLTPTEAGLMMITFTVGILFGSISAGRTISSSGVYRIFPILGTAILTGAALVMGLVLGVDTGLWVPGLIAVFFGVGLGFCMQPLTLAMQVSVPPKDMGVGTSTAAFFRSMGGAVGTAVFISMLFSLAADKIADGMKTAASSPDYQAVMKDPAVAADPANAKLFDFFKNGANNDSLNDTSWLHAANSTLTRPITEGFAQSIDTVMLTAAGLMLVAFLISFALPNKKLMDPKAAAKESVPAH; translated from the coding sequence ATGTCCAAATCTGCGCCCGTCCGGGCCGCCGGCGAGGTCCTGACGCATCGTCAGACGCTCACCGTCATGGTGGGACTCATGCTCGGCATGTTCCTGTCCTCACTGGACCAGACCATTGTGTCGACGTCCATCTACACCATCGCCAATGACCTTGACGGCTTGTCACTCCAGGCCTGGGCCACTACCGCGTACCTCATCACTTCTACTGTGAGTACGCCGCTCTATGGCAAGCTCAGCGACATCTTCGGACGCCGTCCGCTCTACCTGGCAGCCATCCTGATCTTCCTGGCCGGATCGCTCTATGCCGGGTCTGTCCATTCCATGACGGAGCTTGCGATCGCCCGCGGCGTTCAGGGCCTTGGCGCAGGTGGCCTTTTGGCACTGGCGCTGACCATCATCGGCGACATCGTTGCTTTGAAGGACAGGGCCAAGTACCAGGGCTACTTCATGTCCGTATTCGGTATCTCTTCCGTCCTTGGCCCCGTCATCGGCGGAGCTTTTGCGGGAACATCGACCATCCTGGGCTTCGACGGCTGGCGCTGGGTATTCTTCATCAACCTTCCCATTGGCCTAGCGGCGCTCACCGTGGTCTTTATGTTCCTTCACCTGCCTGCGCGGCACGTGAAGCAGAAGATCGACTATTGGGGCGCGGCAGCGATCACCCTGGCAATCGTTCCGCTTCTTCTTGTCGCTGAGCAGGGCCGGTCCTGGGGCTGGGCATCGGGTTCATCCTGGATCTGCTACGGCCTTGGCGTCGTTGGCATCGTGGCCTTCTTGTTCGCAGAGATGCGGGCCGGGGACTATGCGCTGATCCCCTTGCGTCTCTTTAAGAACGCAACCTTCGGTTTGTCATCCTTGCTGAACTTCATCATCGGCATCGGCATGTTCGGCGCCATTGCCATGCTCCCCATGTACTTGCAGCTGGTGAAGGGCCTCACCCCCACCGAAGCCGGGCTCATGATGATCACGTTCACCGTGGGCATCCTGTTCGGTTCCATCAGCGCCGGGCGCACCATCTCGTCGTCGGGCGTTTACCGGATCTTCCCCATCCTGGGTACGGCAATCCTGACTGGAGCCGCACTCGTCATGGGCCTGGTGCTGGGGGTCGACACGGGTCTCTGGGTTCCCGGACTCATTGCCGTGTTCTTCGGCGTTGGCTTGGGCTTCTGCATGCAGCCGCTGACACTCGCCATGCAGGTATCGGTGCCGCCGAAGGACATGGGCGTCGGAACCTCCACGGCGGCATTCTTCCGTTCCATGGGTGGAGCTGTGGGCACGGCCGTGTTCATCTCCATGCTGTTCAGCCTGGCCGCGGACAAGATCGCCGATGGCATGAAGACCGCTGCTTCCAGCCCGGACTACCAAGCGGTCATGAAGGATCCGGCCGTGGCGGCAGATCCCGCGAATGCGAAGCTCTTCGATTTCTTCAAGAATGGCGCAAACAACGATTCCCTGAACGACACCAGCTGGCTTCACGCAGCCAACAGCACACTCACCAGGCCCATCACCGAGGGCTTCGCACAGTCAATTGACACTGTGATGCTCACGGCAGCTGGCCTGATGCTCGTCGCCTTCCTCATCAGCTTCGCGTTGCCTAACAAGAAGCTCATGGACCCGAAGGCAGCAGCCAAGGAATCCGTCCCCGCCCACTAG
- a CDS encoding aromatic amino acid ammonia-lyase, whose product MVEIDGRRLGLAEIVAIAVGGEKVVLAPSAIERMAASQRSARATARTRPVYGRSTGVGANRSVTLDTSDASADLHGLNLLRSHAVDAGRVFDRETVRAMLVVRASQLAAGASGINPALAEAVVQMLNADTLPEVREFGAIGTADLPALAGTALTLLGERPTMDGTRVPIALDSWPTEDALPFISSSALTIGQAILAHQKLLTMMENLTTISAMSFTAMSGNPEAFSPEVAKATESDAMADVAATLQELVAGSGKPARIQDPYCLRMLPHSLGAVMEELESLRITLERLAVAGHENPMVFGSVEEGTNGVAHHGLFHMSTLARRIDALQLAVGAACTTTLGRITRLSDPTFTGLHRFLAGNDAGQSGVMMLEYVAAAAVGRIRANAQPVSLQTVNLSLGAEEDASFATLGAAQLESTAHALATVAGVELVCASRALRAQGRRPEEFSSRRLRAMMEAGFTLPSDVQDRDLRDDLEQAQRLVGESY is encoded by the coding sequence ATGGTCGAGATCGACGGACGCCGACTTGGGCTTGCCGAGATCGTGGCAATTGCAGTGGGCGGCGAGAAGGTGGTTCTGGCTCCGTCGGCGATCGAACGGATGGCTGCCTCGCAGCGATCAGCCCGCGCAACGGCTCGGACACGGCCGGTTTATGGGCGCTCCACTGGTGTGGGGGCCAACCGCTCCGTGACCCTGGATACATCGGATGCGTCCGCCGACCTGCATGGACTCAACTTGCTTCGGAGCCATGCGGTGGATGCCGGCCGAGTCTTTGACCGCGAAACGGTGAGGGCCATGCTCGTGGTCAGAGCGTCCCAGCTGGCGGCCGGGGCTTCCGGGATTAACCCGGCCCTTGCCGAGGCTGTCGTGCAGATGCTGAATGCAGATACTTTGCCGGAAGTGCGGGAATTCGGCGCTATTGGCACAGCAGACCTTCCTGCTCTTGCCGGAACGGCGCTAACACTCCTGGGTGAGCGTCCCACGATGGATGGCACACGAGTACCCATCGCATTGGATTCCTGGCCCACAGAAGACGCGCTTCCCTTCATCAGTTCCAGTGCCCTCACCATCGGGCAAGCCATCCTTGCGCACCAGAAGCTGCTCACGATGATGGAGAACCTGACCACCATCAGTGCTATGTCGTTCACGGCCATGTCCGGAAATCCGGAAGCGTTCAGCCCCGAAGTCGCAAAGGCCACTGAGTCGGACGCCATGGCTGATGTCGCTGCAACCCTGCAGGAATTGGTGGCTGGATCCGGCAAGCCCGCAAGGATTCAAGATCCGTACTGTCTGCGCATGTTGCCGCACTCTCTGGGGGCGGTCATGGAGGAACTCGAGTCGCTGAGGATCACTCTGGAGCGCTTGGCCGTAGCGGGCCATGAGAACCCCATGGTCTTTGGCTCAGTGGAAGAGGGCACTAATGGTGTCGCACACCATGGCCTGTTCCATATGTCCACACTGGCCCGGCGCATCGACGCCCTGCAGTTGGCCGTTGGCGCAGCGTGTACCACGACACTTGGCCGGATCACCCGTCTTAGCGATCCCACTTTCACTGGTCTCCACCGATTCCTGGCAGGCAATGATGCGGGCCAGTCCGGTGTCATGATGCTGGAATACGTCGCCGCTGCAGCGGTAGGCCGTATTCGCGCCAACGCCCAGCCAGTAAGCCTGCAAACCGTGAACCTCTCCTTGGGCGCCGAGGAAGATGCAAGCTTCGCAACTCTGGGTGCTGCGCAGCTGGAGTCCACAGCGCACGCGCTGGCCACGGTAGCCGGCGTCGAGCTTGTTTGTGCGTCACGGGCGCTTCGCGCGCAAGGCAGGCGTCCGGAGGAATTCAGTAGCCGCAGGCTCCGAGCCATGATGGAGGCAGGCTTCACCTTGCCATCCGACGTTCAGGACCGCGACTTGCGGGATGACCTTGAGCAGGCCCAGCGCCTTGTCGGGGAGTCTTACTGA
- a CDS encoding urocanate hydratase, with translation MTADFTTGARPVKAARGTELTAKSWQTEAPLRMLMNNLDPEVAERPDDLVVYGGTGRAVRSWAAFDAITRTLETMEKDETLLVQSGKPVGVFRTHEWAPRVLLANSNLVGDWATWPEFRRLEAEGLMMYGQMTAGSWIYIGTQGILQGTYETFAAVGNKLGAARQNTAGHPAPATEDSTEGPLAGTLTLTGGCGGMGGAQPLAVTLNDGACLIVDVDETRLRRRAGKRYLDEVETDLDAAIAKVQKAKAERRGWSVGYVGNAAEVFPELLRRHKAGEVTFDVVTDQTSAHDPLSYLPEGITVAEWHTEAAADPEGFTKKAQASMARQVQAMVEFQDAGAEVFDYGNSIRDEARKGGYDRAFEFPGFVPAYIRPLFCEGLGPFRWVALSGDPEDIAVTDKAIKELFPENTHLHKWLDAAADRVEFEGLPARICWLGYGERAKAGLLFNQLVKEGKVKAPIVIGRDHLDSGSVASPYRETEAMADGSDAIADWPLLNALLNTSSGATWVSIHHGGGVGIGRSLHAGQVSVADGTDLAAEKLERLLTNDPGMGVIRHVDAGYDRAVEVANERGVRIPMLPTSPLTSQARSGNPARVAPESQATEK, from the coding sequence ATGACTGCCGATTTCACTACTGGTGCCCGTCCGGTTAAGGCCGCGCGGGGTACTGAGCTTACTGCCAAGTCGTGGCAGACCGAGGCGCCGTTGCGTATGTTGATGAACAACCTGGATCCTGAGGTCGCCGAGCGTCCGGATGATTTGGTGGTTTACGGCGGCACGGGCCGCGCTGTCCGGTCCTGGGCTGCGTTTGATGCGATCACCCGGACCCTGGAAACCATGGAGAAGGACGAGACCCTGCTGGTTCAGTCCGGCAAGCCGGTGGGTGTGTTCCGCACCCACGAGTGGGCTCCGCGCGTCCTGTTGGCGAACTCGAACCTCGTGGGCGACTGGGCTACGTGGCCGGAGTTCCGCCGTCTGGAGGCCGAGGGCCTGATGATGTATGGGCAGATGACGGCCGGGTCCTGGATTTACATCGGCACGCAGGGCATCCTGCAGGGCACGTACGAGACGTTCGCCGCGGTGGGTAACAAGCTGGGGGCCGCCAGGCAGAACACCGCCGGCCACCCGGCCCCCGCCACGGAAGACTCTACCGAGGGCCCCCTGGCTGGGACCCTGACCCTGACTGGTGGGTGTGGCGGGATGGGTGGTGCGCAGCCGCTGGCCGTGACGTTGAATGATGGTGCGTGCCTGATCGTGGACGTGGACGAGACCCGCCTGCGCCGCCGCGCCGGCAAGCGCTACCTGGATGAGGTCGAAACGGATCTGGATGCCGCGATCGCGAAGGTCCAGAAAGCCAAGGCCGAACGCCGTGGCTGGTCCGTGGGGTATGTGGGCAACGCCGCCGAGGTGTTCCCGGAACTGCTGCGCCGCCACAAGGCCGGGGAAGTGACCTTTGATGTGGTCACCGACCAGACATCCGCGCATGATCCGTTGTCGTACTTGCCGGAGGGCATCACCGTGGCGGAGTGGCACACCGAGGCCGCGGCGGATCCGGAAGGGTTCACCAAGAAGGCCCAGGCGTCCATGGCCCGTCAGGTCCAGGCGATGGTGGAGTTCCAGGACGCCGGCGCCGAGGTGTTCGATTACGGCAACTCGATCCGTGACGAGGCACGCAAGGGCGGGTATGACCGGGCGTTTGAGTTCCCGGGCTTCGTTCCGGCGTATATCCGTCCGTTGTTCTGCGAGGGCCTGGGCCCGTTCCGCTGGGTTGCCCTGTCCGGGGACCCGGAAGACATCGCCGTGACGGACAAGGCCATCAAGGAACTGTTCCCGGAGAACACGCACCTGCACAAGTGGCTGGACGCCGCCGCGGACCGGGTGGAGTTCGAGGGCCTGCCGGCCCGTATTTGCTGGCTCGGGTACGGCGAACGCGCCAAGGCCGGGTTGTTGTTCAACCAGCTGGTGAAGGAGGGCAAGGTCAAGGCCCCGATCGTGATCGGCCGTGACCACCTGGACTCCGGTTCGGTCGCGTCCCCGTACCGGGAGACCGAGGCCATGGCCGACGGGTCCGACGCGATTGCTGACTGGCCGTTGCTGAACGCCCTCCTGAACACCTCCTCCGGCGCTACCTGGGTCTCGATCCACCACGGCGGCGGTGTCGGTATCGGCCGGTCACTGCACGCCGGGCAGGTCTCCGTCGCCGACGGCACCGACCTCGCCGCGGAGAAACTCGAACGGCTCCTGACCAACGACCCCGGCATGGGCGTCATCCGCCACGTCGACGCCGGCTACGACCGCGCCGTCGAAGTCGCCAACGAACGCGGCGTCCGCATCCCCATGCTCCCCACGAGCCCCCTCACCTCGCAAGCTCGGTCAGGGAACCCTGCTCGCGTGGCCCCAGAATCGCAAGCAACAGAAAAGTAG